A genomic region of Deltaproteobacteria bacterium contains the following coding sequences:
- the galU gene encoding UTP--glucose-1-phosphate uridylyltransferase GalU, with protein MKVRKAVIPVAGLGTRFLPATKTVPKELLPIVDIPSIQYVVQEAVDSGIQEIIFVTGRGKDGIEDHFDEAPELEQVLQERGQTGMVAMLRKIAEMTEVVSVRQKRALGLGHAVLCARDLVGNEPFAVLLADDLIDSRTPGVRQLLDVFEQKNESVIALMKVAPSEVSAYGIIRGKEISNRLYSVQATVEKPAPADAPSHMAIIGRYVLRPEIFTILERQTPGRGGEIQLTDGLNQLAQRRNMFGCQFRGERYDIGDKFGFVRATIAYALKRPDLEDKVRHYMRSLVAKS; from the coding sequence ATGAAAGTTCGAAAAGCAGTTATCCCGGTGGCCGGCCTGGGCACACGCTTTTTGCCGGCGACCAAAACCGTTCCCAAAGAATTGTTGCCGATCGTCGACATTCCGTCGATCCAATACGTCGTGCAAGAAGCGGTGGACTCGGGCATTCAGGAAATTATTTTTGTCACCGGCCGCGGTAAGGACGGCATCGAAGATCATTTCGATGAAGCCCCGGAACTGGAGCAGGTGCTGCAAGAGCGCGGTCAAACCGGCATGGTGGCGATGCTGCGCAAAATTGCCGAGATGACCGAAGTCGTCTCGGTGCGGCAGAAGCGGGCGTTGGGCTTGGGTCACGCCGTGTTGTGCGCGCGCGATCTGGTCGGCAACGAGCCGTTTGCGGTGTTGTTGGCCGACGACCTGATCGACAGCCGCACGCCCGGCGTGCGCCAGCTGCTCGATGTCTTCGAACAGAAAAATGAATCGGTGATTGCGCTCATGAAGGTTGCGCCGAGCGAAGTGTCGGCCTACGGCATCATCCGCGGCAAGGAGATCTCCAATCGGTTGTATTCGGTGCAGGCCACGGTCGAGAAGCCGGCGCCCGCCGATGCGCCGTCGCACATGGCGATCATCGGCCGTTACGTTTTGCGGCCGGAGATATTTACGATTCTCGAAAGACAGACACCTGGCCGGGGTGGCGAGATTCAACTCACCGACGGGCTCAACCAGTTGGCGCAAAGGCGCAATATGTTCGGTTGCCAATTCCGCGGCGAGCGTTACGATATCGGCGACAAGTTCGGTTTTGTCCGCGCGACCATTGCGTACGCATTGAAAAGGCCCGATTTGGAGGATAAGGTTAGGCACTACATGCGATCGCTGGTCGCGAAATCATAG
- a CDS encoding DUF1232 domain-containing protein, with protein sequence MAINPSIVIRNLGWRGFFQLLTHLPSFVKLFARLVKDPRVTALPKLVVLGILAYLVLPTDLVPDFIPGLGQADDLAVIVAGLKLFLRLCPADVVQEHLKRISAGK encoded by the coding sequence ATGGCGATTAATCCTAGCATCGTAATCAGAAATTTGGGCTGGCGCGGCTTCTTCCAGCTGCTGACCCATCTCCCCAGTTTCGTAAAATTGTTTGCGCGGCTGGTGAAAGATCCGCGGGTGACGGCGCTGCCCAAGCTCGTTGTGCTTGGGATACTGGCCTATCTGGTGCTGCCGACGGATTTGGTGCCGGATTTCATTCCTGGCCTGGGCCAGGCCGATGACCTGGCGGTGATTGTGGCGGGGTTAAAGCTCTTTTTGCGCCTGTGTCCGGCGGACGTGGTGCAGGAACACTTGAAAAGAATTTCTGCGGGAAAGTAA
- a CDS encoding glutathione S-transferase family protein, whose protein sequence is MAIKLYQSQTSMFCEKVRIVFALKKVPYEVVDVRKDERKSLVEYTGQRKVPSTNYNGEMVIDSTVISARLEKDNPAPSIYPDKAADKGLCLALEDWSDEILIHANHAMRRADTPEAKQKAEAELGVHLNTLEQIYSGKKFVFDRMTIADISIFSQLHYLYTTVKYDIPAQYKNVNAFMENMKQTLKLKSLADSFDAASL, encoded by the coding sequence ATGGCGATCAAGCTTTATCAATCTCAAACCTCGATGTTCTGCGAAAAAGTCCGCATCGTTTTCGCACTCAAGAAAGTTCCCTACGAAGTGGTCGACGTGCGCAAGGACGAGCGCAAATCGTTGGTCGAGTACACCGGCCAGCGCAAAGTCCCCTCGACCAATTACAACGGCGAGATGGTCATCGATTCGACCGTGATCTCGGCGCGGCTGGAGAAAGATAATCCGGCGCCGAGCATCTACCCGGACAAAGCGGCAGACAAAGGGCTGTGTTTGGCGCTGGAAGATTGGTCGGATGAAATCTTGATCCACGCCAACCATGCGATGCGCCGTGCCGACACGCCGGAGGCGAAGCAGAAAGCCGAAGCCGAGTTAGGGGTTCATCTAAACACCCTCGAGCAAATCTACTCGGGCAAGAAGTTTGTCTTCGATCGCATGACCATCGCTGACATCTCGATCTTTTCCCAGCTCCACTATCTCTACACCACCGTCAAGTACGACATCCCGGCGCAGTACAAGAACGTCAACGCGTTTATGGAAAACATGAAGCAAACGCTCAAGTTGAAGTCTTTGGCGGATAGCTTCGACGCCGCTTCGCTCTAG
- a CDS encoding glycosyltransferase family 2 protein: MATHSTESAADRYHVSIIIPVFNEAENLGPLLDKIAALSLPSHEIIVVDDGSTDGSGAVAEQAGVKIVRHPYNIGNGAAVKSGIRAASGRWLVLMDGDGQHQPEDIEKLLAETDKYHMIVGARAKGSKLRFHRYVANQFYNLFACYVTRFRIKDLTSGFRVLPRREALRYIDLLPNTFSYPTTITMAFLRSGLTVKYVPIQTLYRAGHSKIKLVKDGVRFLLIIAKIATLFAPFRVFMPVSLGFFFTGLGYYGYTFFHYGRFTNMSVLLFVTSVIIFMLGLISEQIAALRMERHWSRPEPISVRTNEVVFEEQPFVVGDVAGVLQRNPEFVEQEMLAR, translated from the coding sequence GTGGCTACGCACTCTACAGAATCAGCCGCTGACCGCTATCACGTTTCGATCATCATCCCGGTTTTCAACGAAGCGGAAAATCTCGGCCCATTGCTCGACAAGATCGCTGCGCTTAGCTTGCCGAGCCACGAGATTATCGTTGTCGACGATGGCTCCACCGATGGCAGTGGCGCAGTAGCGGAGCAGGCCGGCGTCAAGATCGTGCGCCACCCGTACAACATCGGCAACGGCGCCGCCGTCAAAAGCGGCATACGCGCTGCTAGCGGCCGCTGGCTGGTATTGATGGATGGCGACGGCCAACACCAGCCGGAAGACATCGAAAAGCTGCTTGCCGAAACCGACAAATATCACATGATCGTTGGCGCCCGCGCCAAGGGCTCCAAGCTGCGCTTCCATCGCTATGTCGCCAATCAGTTTTATAATCTTTTTGCTTGCTACGTGACGCGCTTTCGCATCAAAGATCTAACCTCCGGCTTCCGCGTGCTGCCGCGGCGCGAGGCGCTGCGCTATATCGATCTCTTGCCCAACACGTTTTCCTATCCGACGACTATCACGATGGCTTTTTTGCGTTCGGGACTAACCGTGAAGTATGTGCCGATTCAAACGCTGTACCGCGCCGGCCACTCGAAGATCAAGTTGGTCAAAGACGGTGTGCGCTTTTTGTTGATCATCGCCAAGATCGCCACCCTGTTCGCGCCTTTTCGCGTTTTCATGCCGGTGAGCTTGGGGTTTTTCTTCACCGGCTTAGGCTACTATGGCTACACTTTTTTTCACTACGGCCGTTTCACCAACATGTCGGTGCTGCTGTTCGTGACTTCAGTGATTATTTTCATGCTCGGTCTGATTTCCGAGCAGATCGCCGCACTGCGCATGGAACGGCACTGGAGTAGGCCGGAGCCGATTTCCGTTCGAACAAATGAAGTCGTATTCGAAGAACAGCCTTTCGTGGTGGGCGATGTGGCCGGGGTGCTGCAGCGCAATCCGGAATTTGTCGAGCAAGAGATGCTGGCGCGCTAG
- a CDS encoding class I SAM-dependent methyltransferase has product MARTALKLDESSQETLRRFYDEVYHRDAGTVAQPSRHLCALARRVGSLWERKLLDVACGRGDWLMAAAACGAVTAGLDLSPIALDACRQALPSADLKQGSAEELPFADGQFDVVSCLGALEHFLDPLRALREMKRVAKADAKFLLLVPNADFLPRRLGLYGGTEQTAAREEVLTLSQWRSLFESAGLEVEQRWRDLHVLSADWIFRGALHAWLLRAAQALALPLWPLSWQYQVYHLCRVRG; this is encoded by the coding sequence ATGGCACGCACGGCGCTAAAGCTCGACGAATCCAGCCAGGAAACTCTGCGGCGGTTCTACGATGAAGTTTATCACCGTGATGCAGGCACCGTTGCGCAGCCTTCGCGCCATCTGTGTGCCCTGGCGCGGCGGGTGGGATCGCTCTGGGAGCGTAAGCTGCTTGACGTCGCCTGTGGCAGGGGCGATTGGTTGATGGCCGCCGCTGCCTGCGGCGCCGTGACCGCCGGTCTCGATCTCTCGCCGATTGCCCTGGATGCCTGCCGTCAAGCGCTGCCGAGCGCTGATCTCAAGCAAGGTTCGGCCGAGGAGTTGCCGTTTGCGGACGGGCAATTCGACGTTGTCTCTTGCCTGGGCGCGCTGGAACATTTTCTCGATCCGCTGCGCGCTTTGCGGGAGATGAAGCGCGTGGCCAAAGCCGATGCCAAGTTTTTGCTCTTGGTGCCCAACGCCGATTTCTTGCCGCGCCGTTTAGGTTTGTACGGCGGCACTGAGCAAACCGCCGCGCGCGAAGAAGTGCTAACGTTGTCGCAATGGCGCAGCCTGTTCGAGAGTGCCGGTCTAGAAGTGGAGCAGCGCTGGCGTGATTTGCACGTTCTATCGGCGGATTGGATCTTTCGCGGCGCGCTCCATGCCTGGCTGCTGCGCGCTGCCCAAGCTTTGGCGCTGCCGCTCTGGCCGTTGTCTTGGCAGTATCAAGTTTATCATCTGTGCAGGGTGCGAGGTTGA
- a CDS encoding glycosyltransferase family 4 protein, which produces MDILVLTWNYPPRRGGIENVMAHLCAGLAHNHAVSVITAHTMDRSADEKNVYRGPLAGLLPFALYALMRGALQLVRNRSPIIFGGSALVTPLVLLLARLFGRKAVVLVHGLDVIYPSPLYQHLCVRWLRFCDQVIANSSYTAMLAREKGVVPNSITVIAPGVDSDRFAGAANDETTEMLGLAGKRVILFVGRLAKRKGVREFIAHALPRIVEKIPNACFAVVGANPHASLAHRNDTLGEIRAEIARQGLRDHVRLLGALSDEALVQLYHASELVVLPVLAGGDDVEGFGIVLLEAGAAGKPAVATRVGGISDAIDDGRSGVLVEAEDHDSMADAVIALLQDDARRRSMGNIARRRAQTAFSWAQIVPRYEKLFQSLLAASVSETAIEQSARS; this is translated from the coding sequence GTGGACATTCTCGTACTTACTTGGAACTATCCGCCGCGCCGCGGTGGGATTGAAAATGTCATGGCTCATCTGTGCGCCGGGCTAGCACACAATCATGCTGTGTCCGTTATCACTGCGCATACGATGGATCGCTCGGCGGATGAGAAAAACGTCTATCGCGGGCCGTTGGCTGGGCTGCTGCCCTTTGCGCTCTACGCACTCATGCGCGGCGCGCTGCAGCTGGTACGTAACCGGAGCCCGATCATCTTCGGCGGCAGCGCCTTGGTAACTCCCTTGGTGTTGCTGCTTGCACGGCTATTCGGCCGCAAAGCAGTTGTGCTCGTCCACGGGCTCGATGTGATTTACCCGAGCCCGCTCTACCAGCATCTCTGCGTGCGCTGGCTGCGCTTTTGTGACCAAGTTATCGCCAACAGCTCTTACACCGCAATGCTCGCGCGAGAAAAGGGTGTCGTTCCAAACTCGATCACCGTGATTGCTCCGGGTGTCGACAGCGACCGGTTTGCGGGCGCGGCCAACGATGAAACGACCGAAATGCTTGGGCTTGCCGGTAAGCGAGTTATTCTCTTTGTCGGCCGCTTGGCCAAGCGCAAGGGCGTGCGCGAATTTATTGCTCATGCGTTGCCGCGCATTGTCGAGAAAATTCCCAACGCCTGCTTCGCCGTCGTGGGCGCCAATCCCCATGCATCGCTGGCGCACCGCAATGACACGTTAGGGGAGATACGCGCCGAAATTGCCCGCCAGGGATTGCGTGATCATGTGCGGCTATTGGGCGCGCTGTCGGACGAAGCGCTGGTGCAGCTCTATCACGCCAGCGAATTGGTCGTCTTGCCAGTGCTCGCCGGCGGCGACGATGTCGAAGGCTTTGGCATCGTGCTCTTGGAAGCAGGCGCCGCGGGTAAGCCCGCAGTGGCCACTCGGGTTGGCGGTATTTCCGATGCCATTGACGACGGTCGAAGCGGTGTGCTGGTCGAGGCGGAAGATCATGACTCAATGGCGGATGCAGTCATCGCATTGTTGCAGGACGACGCCAGGCGACGCAGCATGGGGAACATTGCCCGCCGCCGCGCCCAGACGGCTTTTAGTTGGGCGCAAATCGTGCCGCGCTATGAAAAATTATTCCAATCTTTGCTCGCCGCGAGCGTGAGCGAAACCGCCATCGAGCAAAGCGCGCGATCTTAA
- a CDS encoding ABC transporter permease has translation MSLPTSPRHDEIVTVYSAASQLRQPLQLVRTMMQDAFAARWLAWRLLVRNLSARYRQALLGHAWGLLPPLLTTLVFVFLQDAGYFSVEKTPVPYGIFVLTGMTFWQVFADALQAPMRQVSQCQTMLTKVQFPREALIIAGAGEVLYSFAIRLLLLFVVVLWFDVPLASSLVYVPLGVCALLALGLALGLWLTPISILYQDVNHGLPFLVSLWMFATPVLYPAQASRGGSFFVRINPVTALLDTTRSWMLGGASPWSPNFFWIFGLVILALLCGWLLYRLALPVLIERMSG, from the coding sequence ATGAGCCTGCCCACTTCACCACGCCACGACGAGATCGTCACCGTCTATAGCGCGGCATCGCAGCTGCGCCAGCCGCTCCAGCTGGTGCGGACGATGATGCAGGATGCGTTCGCGGCGCGCTGGCTTGCTTGGCGCTTGCTGGTGCGCAATCTAAGCGCCCGCTACCGGCAAGCCTTGTTGGGTCACGCCTGGGGCCTCTTGCCGCCGCTGTTAACCACATTGGTTTTTGTTTTCCTGCAGGACGCCGGTTACTTCTCGGTGGAAAAAACCCCGGTGCCCTACGGCATCTTTGTCTTGACCGGCATGACGTTTTGGCAGGTGTTTGCCGATGCGCTGCAAGCGCCCATGCGGCAGGTGTCGCAGTGTCAGACGATGTTAACCAAAGTACAGTTTCCGCGCGAAGCGTTGATCATCGCCGGTGCCGGCGAGGTCCTCTATTCGTTCGCGATTCGTTTGCTGCTTTTGTTTGTTGTGGTGCTTTGGTTCGACGTGCCGTTGGCGAGCTCCCTTGTATATGTGCCCCTTGGCGTCTGCGCTTTGCTCGCTTTAGGACTAGCGCTGGGACTTTGGTTAACGCCGATTTCGATTCTCTACCAGGATGTGAATCACGGCTTGCCGTTCTTGGTTTCGCTTTGGATGTTTGCCACTCCGGTGCTTTATCCCGCACAGGCTAGCAGGGGAGGGTCTTTCTTCGTCAGGATCAATCCGGTGACTGCTTTGCTCGACACCACGCGCAGCTGGATGCTCGGCGGCGCGTCGCCATGGAGTCCTAATTTCTTTTGGATCTTTGGGCTCGTCATCTTGGCGCTGCTTTGCGGCTGGCTGCTTTACCGGTTGGCGTTGCCGGTCTTGATCGAGCGCATGAGCGGATAG
- a CDS encoding glycosyltransferase family 4 protein, whose translation MRGLRPGLFSYLAQARSLLNNFQPDVIWACSDALHAIFGYRLAAAYRTKCVIDLYDNFEAFGVTNIPGLRQSFRHAVRQADGVSCFSQPLADYVVSSYPRDKATTVIESGFDPQLFYPRDRAWCRQQLGLPVGSRIIGTAGALHRSRDIESLFHAYAMLAQTDEDLHLALAGPREKGLRIPSGPRIHDLQQLPHDKVPLLMGSLDVGVVSYKNSPQGRFSFPQKLYEMLACRTPLVAAAVGCAREVMRELPQCLFEPKNPIDLARAVSFQLTHHRIPDGAVPTWQAMAGELERFFGLLLDERRPAAAQSPL comes from the coding sequence GTGCGCGGCCTTCGACCCGGCTTGTTCAGCTATCTCGCGCAAGCGCGGTCTTTGCTCAACAATTTTCAACCCGATGTGATTTGGGCCTGCTCCGATGCGTTGCACGCCATCTTCGGTTATCGGTTGGCCGCGGCGTACCGGACCAAGTGTGTGATCGACCTCTACGATAACTTTGAAGCGTTTGGTGTCACGAACATTCCCGGGCTGCGACAAAGCTTTCGTCATGCCGTCAGGCAGGCCGATGGTGTCAGCTGTTTTAGCCAACCACTCGCCGACTATGTCGTTAGCAGCTACCCTCGCGATAAAGCCACGACGGTGATTGAGTCCGGCTTCGACCCGCAGTTATTTTACCCGCGCGATCGCGCCTGGTGCCGCCAACAGCTCGGGCTGCCTGTGGGCTCAAGAATCATCGGCACCGCCGGTGCGCTGCATCGCAGCCGCGATATCGAAAGTCTCTTTCACGCCTACGCCATGCTGGCGCAAACCGATGAAGACTTGCATCTGGCGCTTGCGGGACCACGCGAAAAAGGGCTGCGCATTCCGAGCGGCCCGCGCATCCATGACTTGCAGCAACTGCCGCACGATAAAGTGCCGCTACTCATGGGCAGCCTCGATGTCGGAGTCGTCAGCTACAAGAACTCACCGCAAGGGCGTTTCAGCTTCCCACAAAAACTCTATGAAATGCTGGCCTGCCGCACACCGCTGGTCGCGGCGGCCGTTGGGTGCGCGCGAGAAGTGATGCGAGAACTGCCGCAGTGTCTGTTCGAGCCGAAAAATCCTATAGATCTGGCCCGCGCGGTTTCTTTTCAATTAACGCACCATCGCATCCCCGATGGGGCCGTGCCGACCTGGCAGGCAATGGCTGGAGAGCTTGAGCGCTTCTTCGGCCTGCTGCTCGATGAAAGGAGGCCGGCCGCAGCTCAGAGCCCGTTGTAG